The genomic interval ATACATTCCGTCAAATGCACATTATTGAGCTTTGCGCCGTTACAGTTGATGAAGGAATCGATAATTATAGGCAGGATGGTGTTGATATAGCTATTAGGCATGCTGAGAGATTGGGTATTGAACATAAAGTAGTGTCCTTAAAAGATGAATATGGGATTACTCTAGATGAAATAATGCAGAAAGAAAATCATAAAGGTTCTTGTACATACTGCGGTGTATTTAGAAGAACTATCATCAATAAAGCAGCTCGAGAAATGGGTGCAACAAAAATAGCTACAGGACATAACTTGGACGATGAAGTTCAAGGAATCCTAATGAATTATCTTGAAGGAAATATTGATAATTTGACTAAATTAGGTGCAAAATCAGAATCTAAGGCAGAAGAATTCACAGTTAAAATCAAACCTTTACGTGAAATACCTGAACGTGAAATCGGATTATATGTTGTTGCAAAAGAATTGGAAGTTCATTTTGACAGTTGTCCTTATGCGATGCAGTCATTTAGAGGTGAAATTTCTGAAGTTATTAATCATTTAGCTGAAAAACACCCTACAATTAAATATTCTACACTCAGAGGATATGATAAAATTAAAAATGTATTGAAAAAGGAATTAAAAAAAGAATTTAATCATGGAAGATGTAGTAAATGTGGTGAACCTGCAGCTAATGAATTATGTAAGGCTTGTTCATTTTTAGAAGAATTGGGAATGTGATAAATTGCAATTTATATTGAAATATAAATCAATAAATGAGAAAAGAGTATTACCTAATGATAATTATACAATTAAAGATTTGCTTGATGAATTACAATTATCTGCTCAAACTATTGTGTCAAAACAAAATGGTGAACTTGTAATTGAGGATACTGTAATTGAAAACGGTGATGAAATTCAATTAGTTCAAATAATATATGGTGGTTAATTTTGGATATTAGTTATGAATGTGGGCCTTGTTTTTTAAGACAGGCTCGTGAAGCTTTAGATTTATCAACTGATGATGAAAATCTTAAAATGGAAGTAATGGGTGAAATTTTCAAATTTTTAAGTGTTACTTTCAGAG from Methanobrevibacter gottschalkii DSM 11977 carries:
- a CDS encoding TIGR00269 family protein yields the protein MQCSKCGNPKVIIKKEQSGQLLCKDCFIESIEKKAIKTIRKEKLLDKGDKVLVALSGGKDSVTTLEILNTFRQMHIIELCAVTVDEGIDNYRQDGVDIAIRHAERLGIEHKVVSLKDEYGITLDEIMQKENHKGSCTYCGVFRRTIINKAAREMGATKIATGHNLDDEVQGILMNYLEGNIDNLTKLGAKSESKAEEFTVKIKPLREIPEREIGLYVVAKELEVHFDSCPYAMQSFRGEISEVINHLAEKHPTIKYSTLRGYDKIKNVLKKELKKEFNHGRCSKCGEPAANELCKACSFLEELGM
- a CDS encoding MoaD/ThiS family protein, translating into MQFILKYKSINEKRVLPNDNYTIKDLLDELQLSAQTIVSKQNGELVIEDTVIENGDEIQLVQIIYGG